CTGCTCCAAGATTAAGGCATTTGAGTACTATTTCTTTATCCTTACAGCTAGTAAGCATGATTACCTTTATATGGGGATATAGGTTTTTAATCTTTTGAAGTACCTCAATTCCATTAATTTTAGGCATACCTATATCAAGAAGAACTAAGTCTACTTTATTTATTTCTAAATATTCCAAGGCGTCAAACCCGTCCTCCGCCTTGTGAACCAGCTCTATTTGGCTATTATCTTCCAATATCTTTTGTACAATATCTCGAATTAGTGCATCGTTATCTACTACAATCGTTTTTATCATTATTATACCTCTCAGTCTGGACTAAATTGGACCCACAACTTCATTCTAAAGACCTAGTAATATTATAACTTAATTACCGTTTTTTGTAAATTAAAAGACATCCTATTTCAGTAGTTTTTCCTACTAAAGTATGATGTCTTGTTTGTGCATAAAATAGGATACCTGTAAATTATTGACCTCGTTTAAAAGATTCTAACACAGGATTGGCTATAGGTATTTCATTGGTTTTTATAGTAATTTCTAGTAGTTCATTTGTATTTACTTTTTCAAGTTCAGTTTTTAAAGCTTCAGGTATCTGAAGTACAAAAGCCTTATTCATTATTTCAAACTCAGCAAAATTGTTGTCTGCAAAGCCTATATACTTCGCCTTAGCTGTTGCTTTATCAGCATCTTTGGCATTGTATACCTCTATTCCTTTGCTTGACTCCTTAATTTGAAGGCTAACCACTGTATTTACTTCTTTATCAGTTAAAAATACTCTAGCTTCATCTTTTAGAGTTATTTCTTTTGAATCTAAATTTGAATCTAAAATTATCATATCTGCCTTATCAGCATCCATAGAGTAAAATATTGCATTTACTTGTTTTAAATCTTTATCTACTGCAGGCTCATCTTCAGGTTTAGCTTGATTATCTGGATTTTCTTGCCCTTCATTAGACTCTACTGGGATTTTGTCAGGCTCAGATGGTTTAATTTGGTTGTTACATCCAGTTACCATAATCCCTAAAACTAATAATACTGCAAGTAACTTAGTTAATTTTTTCATTTATAACACTCCTTAAGACAAAGAATTCATTATTGAATCTCGTTGTATTCATAAATTACTATAATTTCATAGCCATCGATGCTTCTACTTATAGTTTAGCAGATTTTACCTCTAGTTGAAATAACAGTATCATTACAGATATTTTTTTAGGAAATATCCTGTATATGAATCTTTGCACTTAATTATTTCTTCAGGTGTCCCCTCTATTAGGACAGAGCCACCTTTATCTCCACCCTCAGGGCCTAAGTCAATAATATGGTCGCAGGTCTTAATAACATCTAGGTTGTGCTCTATTACTACGACTGTGTTTCCACCATCTACTAGTTTTTGAAGAACTTCTATGAGCTTCTTTACATCGTCTACATGAAGACCTGTAGTCGGCTCATCTAGGATGTATAGCGTTTTTCCTGTGGCTCTTTTGCTCAGCTCAGTTGCAAGCTTAATCCTCTGAGCTTCTCCTCCAGATAGCTGAGTCGATGGCTGTCCCAAGGTTATATATGCTAGCCCTACTTCGCTAAGAGTCTCTAGTTTTCTCTTTATCTTAGGGATATTCTCAAAAAACTCAAGCGCTTCTTCTACATTCATAGAAAGCACATCTGAAATACTCTTGCCCTTGTATTTTACTTGAAGAGTTTCTCTGTTATAGCGTTCACCCTTACATACCTCACAAGGAACATATACATCAGGAAGAAAGTGCATTTCTATTTTGATAATTCCATCGCCTTTACATGCCTCGCAGCGTCCACCTTTTACATTGAAGCTGAATCTTCCTTTGCTATAGCCTCTTGCTTTTGCTTCAGGAGTAAGTGCATAGACATCTCTTATCATATCGAAAACGCCAGTGTAAGTCGCTGGGTTCGACCTAGGTGTTCTTCCTATAGGCGACTGATCTATATCTACTACTTTATCTATTTGCTCCAGCCCTAGTATCTCGTCATGCTTTCCTGGTCTTTCCTTTAATCTTTGGGTTTTAGCCGCCGCTCCTTTATAAAGAATTTCATTTATAAGCGAGCTTTTCCCAGAGCCAGACACTCCGGTCACACAGGTAAACACCCCTAGTGGTATATCCACATCTATATTTTTAAGGTTATTTTCTGATGCATTTTTAATTGTTAGCTTAGCTCCATTTGGAGCTCTTCTTTCCTTAGGAACCTCGATTCGTTTTTTACCACTTAGGTATTGTCCAGTTATCGAATTTGGATTCTTCTTTATATCCTCTAGGGTTCCCTGCGCTATTATTTCTCCTCCATGGATTCCTGCTTTTGGTCCAATATCCACTATATGGTCTGCCGCTCTCATAGTATCATCATCATGCTCTACTACAATCAAAGTGTTTCCAATATCAGTAAGGTGTCTAAGACTTGCAAGTAGCTTGTCGTTATCTCTTTGGTGAAGTCCTATCGATGGCTCATCTAATACATAAAGCACACCTACCAAGGCTGAACCTATTTGAGTCGCTAGCCTAATTCTTTGAGATTCTCCACCTGAAAGCGTTCCTGCTTTTCTAGACAAGGTAAGATAATCAAGTCCAACATTCTTTAAGAAATTAGTTCTTACTTTTATTTCTTTTAGAATTTCTTTAGATATGAATTCTTGTTTTGGTGTAAGCTCAAGAGAATCTACGTAATCTAGAATCTCATTTACAGAGAAATCCGTAACCTCAGATATATTTCTATTTCCTAAAGTAACTGACAGTATCTCTGGTCTTAATCTAGCTCCATGACAGCTTGGGCATGGACTTTCAAACATATAACTTTCGATTTTTTCTCTTATATACTCTGATGGAGTCTCTTTATACCTGCGCTCTAGGTTCGGGATTACTCCCTCAAAAGGTGCTTTATAGGTTCTGTTTCCTCCATACTTGCTTTCATACTTAAACTCAATCATATCTGGTGTTCCATATAGTAGCTTTTGCTTAAACTCTTTATCCAAATCTCTAAAAGGTACGTCAAGCGATGCTTTATAAGTTGTTGCTAGGGATTCTATCATTTTGAAGTAATAGGTATCTTCATTTGCTCCTGAGCCTGAAGAAAACCAAGCATCTATAGCACCTTGTCTTAGAGACAAATCTTGATTTGGCACTACTAGATACTCATCTACTTTTTTCATGCTCCCTAGTCCATTACAAGTTTCGCAGGCTCCATAAGGTGCATTGAAAGAGAACATTCTAGGTGTGAGCTCCTCTATACCTACACCATGCTCTGGGCATGCAAATTTAGTAGATAATAGCATTTCCTTATCATCTATTACATCTATAATAACTAGCCCATCTGAAAGCTTTACTGCTGTTTCAAT
This region of Acetoanaerobium noterae genomic DNA includes:
- the uvrA gene encoding excinuclease ABC subunit UvrA, coding for MERSEIIIKGAKEHNLKNVDVTLPRNKFIVFTGLSGSGKSSLAFDTIYAEGQRRYVESLSSYARQFLGQMEKPNVEYIEGLSPSISIDQKTTSRNPRSTVGTVTEIYDYLRLLFARIGVPHCPVCHEPISQLTVQEIVDKVMELHDRTKIQIMSPVVRGKKGRHEKLLEAIRKDGYVRIRVDGENMEITDDIELDKNKKHTIDVVVDRIAVKSGIESRLSDSIETAVKLSDGLVIIDVIDDKEMLLSTKFACPEHGVGIEELTPRMFSFNAPYGACETCNGLGSMKKVDEYLVVPNQDLSLRQGAIDAWFSSGSGANEDTYYFKMIESLATTYKASLDVPFRDLDKEFKQKLLYGTPDMIEFKYESKYGGNRTYKAPFEGVIPNLERRYKETPSEYIREKIESYMFESPCPSCHGARLRPEILSVTLGNRNISEVTDFSVNEILDYVDSLELTPKQEFISKEILKEIKVRTNFLKNVGLDYLTLSRKAGTLSGGESQRIRLATQIGSALVGVLYVLDEPSIGLHQRDNDKLLASLRHLTDIGNTLIVVEHDDDTMRAADHIVDIGPKAGIHGGEIIAQGTLEDIKKNPNSITGQYLSGKKRIEVPKERRAPNGAKLTIKNASENNLKNIDVDIPLGVFTCVTGVSGSGKSSLINEILYKGAAAKTQRLKERPGKHDEILGLEQIDKVVDIDQSPIGRTPRSNPATYTGVFDMIRDVYALTPEAKARGYSKGRFSFNVKGGRCEACKGDGIIKIEMHFLPDVYVPCEVCKGERYNRETLQVKYKGKSISDVLSMNVEEALEFFENIPKIKRKLETLSEVGLAYITLGQPSTQLSGGEAQRIKLATELSKRATGKTLYILDEPTTGLHVDDVKKLIEVLQKLVDGGNTVVVIEHNLDVIKTCDHIIDLGPEGGDKGGSVLIEGTPEEIIKCKDSYTGYFLKKYL